Proteins encoded in a region of the Ruegeria sp. AD91A genome:
- the trpE gene encoding anthranilate synthase component I, with translation MALTPEFDTFARAYEAGENQVVYTRLAADLDTPVSLMLKLTGAQKDAFMLESVTGGEVRGRYSIIGMKPDLVWRCRGETSELNRSARFDSEAFSPQDGNPMDNLRALLAESRMELPDDLPQAAAGLFGYLGYDMVRLVEYLPDVNPDPLGLPDAIMLRPSVIAVLDGVKGEVTVVSPAWASDGQSAKAAYAQAAERVMDAVRDLERAMPAETRDLGDAREVAAPVSNFTKSGYMEAVEKAKEYIRAGDIFQVVPAQRWTQDFPLPPFALYRSLRRTNPSPFMFYFNFGGFQVVGASPEILVRVFGNEVTIRPIAGTRPRGATPEEDKANELDLLADKKELAEHLMLLDLGRNDTGRVSKIGTVRPTEEFIIERYSHVMHIVSNVVGELAEDKDALDAFFAGMPAGTVSGAPKVRAMEIIDELEPEKRGVYGGGVGYFSAGGDMDMCIALRTAIVKDQKLYIQAGGGVVYDSDPEAEFMETVHKSNAIRRAAADAARFTGNGNG, from the coding sequence ATGGCCCTGACACCCGAATTCGACACCTTCGCGCGCGCCTATGAAGCGGGCGAAAACCAGGTGGTTTACACACGTCTGGCCGCCGATCTGGACACACCTGTGTCACTGATGCTCAAGCTGACGGGCGCGCAGAAAGACGCGTTCATGCTGGAATCGGTGACGGGCGGTGAGGTGCGTGGCCGCTATTCGATCATTGGTATGAAACCTGATCTGGTCTGGCGCTGTCGCGGCGAAACATCTGAGCTGAACCGCTCGGCCCGTTTCGATTCCGAGGCGTTCTCGCCTCAAGATGGCAACCCGATGGACAACCTGCGGGCGCTTCTGGCCGAAAGCCGAATGGAATTGCCCGATGACTTACCCCAGGCCGCTGCCGGGCTGTTCGGGTATCTGGGATATGACATGGTTCGGCTGGTGGAATACCTTCCGGATGTGAACCCCGATCCCCTGGGTCTGCCCGATGCGATCATGCTGCGCCCGTCTGTCATCGCGGTGCTGGATGGGGTCAAGGGTGAGGTAACAGTGGTTTCACCCGCCTGGGCCAGTGACGGTCAATCCGCCAAAGCTGCGTATGCGCAGGCGGCTGAGCGTGTAATGGATGCGGTCCGGGATCTGGAACGCGCGATGCCCGCAGAAACCCGCGATCTGGGTGACGCGCGCGAAGTCGCCGCACCGGTGTCGAACTTTACCAAGTCCGGCTATATGGAGGCGGTTGAAAAGGCCAAGGAATACATCCGCGCGGGTGACATTTTCCAGGTTGTTCCGGCTCAACGCTGGACGCAGGATTTTCCGCTGCCGCCCTTCGCACTCTACCGTTCCTTGCGGCGCACGAATCCGTCGCCGTTCATGTTCTATTTCAACTTCGGCGGTTTTCAGGTCGTGGGCGCAAGCCCCGAGATTCTGGTACGTGTGTTTGGCAATGAAGTGACCATTCGCCCCATCGCTGGCACCCGCCCTCGCGGCGCGACGCCAGAGGAAGACAAGGCGAACGAGCTTGATCTTCTGGCCGACAAGAAAGAACTGGCCGAGCATCTGATGCTGCTGGATCTGGGTCGTAACGATACCGGTCGCGTTTCAAAGATCGGAACCGTGCGTCCGACTGAAGAGTTCATTATCGAACGCTACAGCCACGTGATGCACATTGTGTCGAACGTGGTGGGCGAACTGGCCGAAGACAAAGACGCGCTGGACGCTTTCTTTGCCGGGATGCCGGCAGGCACGGTCTCGGGCGCGCCCAAAGTTCGCGCGATGGAGATCATCGACGAGCTGGAGCCTGAAAAGCGCGGCGTCTATGGCGGCGGCGTCGGCTATTTCAGCGCGGGCGGCGACATGGACATGTGTATCGCCCTGCGCACGGCCATCGTGAAAGACCAGAAACTCTATATCCAAGCCGGCGGTGGCGTCGTTTATGACAGCGATCCCGAAGCCGAGTTCATGGAAACCGTTCATAAATCCAACGCCATACGGCGCGCCGCGGCAGATGCCGCCCGGTTCACCGGGAACGGAAACGGCTAA
- a CDS encoding aminotransferase — MTLSRTAATFAPPVMEARRWVEGVAFSSDRPLINVSQAAPVDPPPLALRQAMAEFAVREDSAHLYGPVLGNDDLRAELAAQISSHYAAQVDAPRIAITSGCNQAFSAVISAITGEADEVILPTPWYFNHKMWLDMAGVQAVDLPTGDDLLPDPERARDLITDKTRAIALVTPNNPGGVEYPAELVRAFYNLARETGIRLIVDETYRDFDSRSGPPHDLFQQPDWDETLVHLYSFSKAYRLTGHRVGAIATSPALLAEVEKFLDTVAICPGQIGQFAALWGMQNLSQWLAGERDEILDRRAAIAEGIPALEVRGWRLLGLGAYFAYLEHPFDMPSDEFARRLVSEAGVLLLPGTMFMPDHDPAGKRQVRIAFANLDRAGLGQLFDRLQDLSF; from the coding sequence ATGACGCTCAGCCGTACCGCCGCAACATTCGCACCTCCGGTGATGGAGGCACGCCGATGGGTCGAGGGCGTTGCGTTCTCATCCGACCGCCCGTTGATCAACGTAAGCCAGGCGGCCCCGGTCGATCCGCCGCCGCTGGCCTTGCGGCAGGCCATGGCCGAGTTTGCCGTTCGCGAAGACAGCGCACATCTTTATGGCCCAGTTTTGGGCAATGACGATCTGCGCGCTGAACTGGCGGCGCAGATCAGTTCTCACTATGCCGCACAGGTAGATGCACCTCGGATCGCCATCACATCAGGCTGCAATCAGGCGTTTTCGGCCGTGATATCGGCGATCACCGGCGAAGCGGATGAGGTCATTCTGCCAACCCCATGGTATTTCAACCATAAAATGTGGTTGGACATGGCCGGAGTACAGGCCGTGGACCTGCCGACCGGCGATGACCTTCTACCCGATCCAGAGCGTGCGCGCGATTTGATTACGGACAAGACCCGCGCCATTGCACTGGTCACGCCCAACAATCCGGGCGGTGTCGAATACCCTGCCGAACTTGTCAGGGCCTTCTATAACCTGGCCCGTGAAACCGGGATTCGCCTGATCGTCGATGAAACCTATCGCGATTTTGACAGTCGCAGTGGCCCCCCTCATGATCTGTTTCAGCAACCAGACTGGGACGAAACCCTTGTCCACCTGTACTCTTTTTCCAAGGCTTATCGTCTGACGGGCCACAGGGTTGGCGCCATCGCGACAAGCCCGGCGCTGTTGGCCGAGGTGGAGAAATTTCTGGACACGGTCGCCATTTGCCCGGGCCAGATCGGCCAGTTCGCAGCGTTATGGGGGATGCAAAACCTGTCGCAATGGCTGGCCGGCGAGCGCGATGAAATTCTGGACCGCCGCGCAGCCATTGCAGAAGGGATTCCGGCGCTTGAAGTCCGGGGGTGGCGACTTTTGGGACTTGGAGCCTATTTCGCCTATCTCGAACATCCGTTTGACATGCCGTCGGATGAGTTTGCCCGTCGTCTGGTCAGCGAAGCAGGTGTGCTGCTGTTACCCGGCACCATGTTCATGCCGGATCATGACCCGGCCGGAAAACGACAGGTTCGCATTGCTTTTGCCAATCTGGATCGGGCCGGGCTGGGTCAATTGTTCGACCGGTTGCAGGACCTGTCCTTCTAA
- a CDS encoding polysaccharide deacteylase family 2 protein — MKEAKGRKMGGFFGGMVAGAVVVLILGAVVSLKTPMVNTPVVATKAPAPTISETPEAPAEVAEAGSDADLVELAPRAPEAADDAGEDLADLSGLETSVDSQPVVGAATDALNQPEAAGANEVSFVTEAPAALPEPSQVPAIQPDDALPAVSDETPAPPAEPENTEVAVLAPEPDPLPQAVPEPEPETTEAEEQNPFENSPIAVEGDEDTLPRELPRIAALPQIGGEQEASASSFIGKRVAPLTERDDEPVVEQASVEQPKSAKPIERFAAKFENPEAKPLMSIILIDDEGAFGSEALQDFPYPISFAVNPSDPDAAEKMARHREAGFEVLALADLPEAASAQDAEVSLSVWLDTLPETVGILEGVNSGIQGNRKLADQVAAIAAGTGRGLITQDNGLNTVQKLAARNGIPSSVVFRDIDGARQDPKIMRRFLDQAAFRAGQEGTVVMLGRVRPETISALLLWGLEDRGNRVAMAPISAVMMKQVQ; from the coding sequence ATGAAAGAGGCGAAAGGCAGGAAAATGGGCGGATTTTTCGGAGGAATGGTCGCTGGGGCGGTCGTTGTTTTGATCTTGGGTGCGGTCGTGTCTCTCAAGACACCGATGGTGAATACCCCGGTTGTCGCAACCAAAGCACCGGCGCCGACGATTTCTGAAACACCAGAGGCTCCGGCTGAAGTGGCTGAGGCTGGTTCCGATGCTGACCTCGTGGAACTGGCTCCGCGTGCGCCAGAAGCCGCCGATGACGCCGGCGAGGATCTGGCCGATCTGTCGGGTCTGGAAACATCAGTCGATTCTCAGCCAGTTGTTGGCGCGGCAACGGACGCGCTGAACCAACCGGAAGCAGCAGGTGCAAATGAAGTGTCTTTTGTGACCGAAGCACCTGCCGCCCTGCCAGAGCCAAGTCAGGTTCCGGCGATTCAGCCAGACGATGCGCTGCCTGCCGTAAGTGATGAAACACCGGCCCCGCCAGCAGAGCCCGAGAACACCGAGGTGGCCGTTCTTGCGCCCGAACCAGACCCTCTGCCACAGGCCGTGCCAGAACCGGAGCCAGAGACGACAGAGGCCGAAGAACAGAACCCCTTTGAAAACAGCCCGATTGCTGTGGAAGGGGATGAAGACACCCTGCCACGCGAACTGCCGCGTATTGCTGCGCTGCCCCAGATCGGGGGTGAGCAGGAAGCAAGTGCCAGTTCATTTATCGGAAAACGTGTCGCACCGTTAACGGAACGCGATGATGAGCCCGTCGTGGAACAGGCCTCGGTTGAACAGCCGAAATCGGCCAAACCGATCGAGCGTTTTGCGGCAAAGTTCGAAAACCCCGAAGCCAAGCCGTTGATGTCGATCATTCTGATTGATGACGAGGGCGCTTTCGGGTCCGAGGCGTTGCAGGACTTTCCGTATCCGATCAGCTTCGCCGTGAATCCATCGGATCCTGACGCGGCAGAAAAGATGGCACGTCACCGCGAGGCCGGGTTCGAGGTGCTGGCCCTGGCGGATCTGCCCGAGGCGGCAAGCGCACAGGATGCCGAAGTGTCGCTGTCGGTGTGGCTGGATACCCTGCCGGAAACAGTAGGTATTCTGGAAGGCGTGAACAGCGGGATTCAGGGCAATCGCAAACTGGCCGATCAGGTCGCTGCGATTGCTGCGGGAACCGGCCGGGGGCTGATTACGCAGGACAATGGGCTCAACACTGTGCAGAAGCTGGCAGCCCGAAACGGAATTCCGTCCAGTGTCGTTTTCCGTGATATAGACGGCGCACGGCAGGACCCCAAAATCATGCGCAGGTTCCTGGATCAGGCCGCTTTCCGTGCCGGTCAGGAAGGGACAGTGGTCATGCTGGGGCGCGTGCGTCCCGAGACGATTTCAGCCCTGTTGCTGTGGGGGCTGGAAGATCGGGGCAACCGTGTGGCAATGGCTCCGATCTCGGCTGTCATGATGAAACAGGTGCAGTGA
- the pdxH gene encoding pyridoxamine 5'-phosphate oxidase: protein MTERDGIFAGSDPFEIAARWLAEAEETELNDPNAIALATVDPDGLPNARMVLLKEIEADSFVFFTNYESAKARELDTAGKAAFVMHWKSLRRQLRVRGTISRENGPQADEYYASRSLKSRLGAWASKQSQPLSSRTALMAEVAKVTAKLGPNPPRPPFWGGYRLTPTEIEFWADGAFRLHDRFRWQRIEPGSAWHVERLNP, encoded by the coding sequence ATGACCGAGCGTGATGGCATCTTTGCTGGCTCCGATCCGTTTGAAATAGCGGCCCGGTGGTTGGCTGAGGCTGAAGAAACCGAACTGAACGATCCGAATGCGATTGCGCTTGCAACCGTTGACCCGGATGGCTTGCCCAATGCACGCATGGTGTTGTTGAAGGAAATCGAAGCGGATTCGTTTGTTTTCTTTACCAACTACGAAAGTGCCAAAGCCAGAGAACTGGACACCGCCGGAAAAGCTGCGTTTGTGATGCATTGGAAATCTTTGCGGCGTCAACTTCGTGTTCGTGGTACAATAAGTCGTGAAAACGGGCCCCAGGCAGATGAGTATTATGCATCAAGGTCATTGAAAAGCCGGCTGGGCGCGTGGGCTTCAAAGCAGTCGCAACCGCTTTCGAGCCGGACAGCTTTGATGGCAGAGGTCGCAAAAGTGACCGCGAAACTTGGGCCGAATCCACCGCGTCCGCCATTTTGGGGCGGGTACAGATTGACGCCTACAGAGATTGAGTTCTGGGCCGATGGAGCATTCCGCTTGCATGATCGGTTCAGATGGCAACGAATTGAGCCGGGATCGGCGTGGCATGTTGAAAGGTTGAATCCATGA
- the fabI gene encoding enoyl-ACP reductase FabI yields MSNQLMAGKRGLIMGLANDKSIAWGIARALSNAGAELAFSYQGDALKKRVDPLAAQLASEIVLPCDVSDEASIDALFTALEEKWGKLDFVVHAIGFSDKNELRGRYVDTSRANFKLTMDVSVYSFTAVMQRAERMMSEGGSALTLTYYGAEQVMPHYNVMGVAKAALEASVKYLAEDLGKDGIRVNSISAGPIKTLAASGIGDFRYIMKWNEYNSPLRRNVTIDDVGNSALYLLSDLSSGVTGENLHVDSGYHIVGMKAVDAPDVEKG; encoded by the coding sequence ATGTCAAATCAGTTGATGGCCGGCAAGCGCGGCCTCATCATGGGACTGGCCAATGACAAATCAATAGCATGGGGAATCGCCCGCGCCTTGTCGAATGCCGGGGCCGAGCTGGCCTTTTCCTATCAAGGCGACGCTTTGAAAAAGCGCGTCGACCCACTGGCGGCGCAATTGGCGAGCGAAATCGTTCTGCCCTGCGACGTCAGTGACGAGGCATCTATTGATGCGCTTTTTACGGCACTGGAAGAGAAATGGGGCAAACTGGACTTCGTCGTTCACGCCATCGGCTTTTCTGACAAGAACGAACTGCGCGGCCGGTATGTCGACACCAGCCGCGCCAATTTCAAACTGACGATGGATGTGTCGGTCTATTCTTTCACAGCAGTGATGCAGCGCGCAGAAAGGATGATGTCCGAAGGCGGTAGTGCCTTGACGCTTACGTACTACGGGGCCGAACAGGTCATGCCGCATTACAATGTGATGGGGGTTGCCAAGGCCGCGCTTGAGGCGTCGGTCAAATACCTGGCTGAAGATCTGGGCAAGGATGGCATCCGGGTGAACTCTATTTCAGCCGGCCCGATCAAAACTCTGGCCGCCAGTGGTATCGGTGACTTCCGCTATATCATGAAGTGGAATGAATACAACTCTCCCCTACGTCGGAACGTGACCATTGACGATGTCGGAAACTCGGCCCTGTATCTGTTGTCGGATCTGTCCAGCGGCGTAACCGGTGAAAACCTGCACGTGGATTCCGGGTATCATATTGTCGGCATGAAGGCCGTTGACGCACCGGACGTTGAAAAAGGTTAA
- a CDS encoding peptidylprolyl isomerase, which translates to MAAGAKSLSKTFVWILMGLLMLGLAGFGAVNLSGTIRTVAQVGDESISVEDYVRELQREIRAVEAQSGQPLQMSQARELGLDRNALARLTALAALDNEVGQLGISIGDENLQQEIISIPAFQGVNGTFDRESYRFQLEQVGMTDSEFESDLRKESARTIVQGAIMGGVKMPATLTDTMVDYIGARRSFTVATVGTEALDTPVTDPTDAQIQTFYDDNGDQFTLPRTKKLTYTILSPAMLVDTVEIDEDALRKLYEERSDEYNQPERRLVERLNFSNEQAANDALAQLEVGGTTFEQLVRDRDLELNDIDLGDVTREDLGDAADAVFAAELDTVVGPLPSVFGPALFRVNGSLAANNVPFEEAEPALREELATERARRLIEAQSEDINDMLAGGATLEELAEETEMELGQIDWTRDSAEGVAAYDGFRAAAEAVQEGDFPEIAFLEDGSVFALRLDEVLPRRPEPLESARDRVAAAWQQTEANKALREKADAILNQLATDGDFATTGLPFRVENALTRTAFLDDVPADFMNEVFAMEPGELRVIGGNGAAWIVRLDEILPPEDTDELRQLHDALSTQMDQALAQNIFNAYVRDAQTRARPVVDQQALNAVQASF; encoded by the coding sequence ATGGCCGCAGGCGCTAAAAGTCTTTCGAAAACCTTTGTCTGGATTCTGATGGGCCTGCTGATGCTGGGCCTTGCGGGATTCGGCGCGGTCAACCTCAGCGGGACGATCCGCACAGTTGCGCAAGTCGGCGACGAAAGCATCTCGGTCGAAGATTATGTGCGCGAATTGCAGCGCGAGATCCGAGCGGTCGAAGCACAATCCGGGCAACCTTTGCAGATGTCGCAAGCGCGCGAGCTCGGTCTGGACCGAAACGCCCTTGCCCGCCTGACCGCTTTGGCAGCGCTGGATAACGAGGTCGGTCAGCTTGGGATTTCCATCGGCGATGAGAATCTTCAGCAAGAGATCATCTCGATTCCGGCGTTTCAGGGTGTCAACGGAACTTTTGACCGTGAATCCTATCGCTTTCAGCTGGAACAGGTCGGCATGACCGATTCCGAATTCGAATCCGATCTGCGCAAGGAATCCGCCCGAACGATCGTACAGGGCGCAATCATGGGCGGCGTGAAAATGCCGGCAACGCTGACGGACACGATGGTCGACTACATCGGTGCGCGGCGCAGCTTTACGGTCGCAACCGTTGGAACCGAAGCGCTGGATACACCCGTGACCGACCCAACGGATGCGCAGATCCAGACATTCTATGATGACAACGGTGACCAGTTTACCCTGCCCCGCACCAAGAAACTGACATATACGATTCTGTCGCCTGCAATGTTGGTTGACACGGTGGAAATCGACGAAGACGCGCTGCGGAAGCTTTATGAAGAACGGTCCGACGAATACAACCAGCCCGAACGTCGCCTGGTTGAACGCCTGAACTTCTCGAACGAACAGGCCGCCAATGACGCTTTGGCGCAGCTTGAAGTTGGTGGCACGACCTTTGAACAGTTGGTTCGGGATCGCGATCTTGAACTCAACGACATCGATCTGGGCGACGTGACACGTGAGGATCTGGGCGATGCTGCGGACGCCGTATTTGCGGCCGAGCTTGACACAGTCGTAGGCCCGTTGCCTTCGGTGTTTGGTCCGGCCCTGTTCCGTGTCAACGGATCACTGGCCGCGAACAATGTTCCATTTGAAGAGGCCGAGCCGGCACTTCGGGAAGAGTTGGCGACGGAACGCGCCCGCCGTCTTATCGAGGCGCAATCCGAAGATATCAACGACATGCTGGCCGGCGGTGCCACTCTGGAAGAACTGGCTGAAGAAACCGAAATGGAACTGGGTCAGATCGACTGGACCCGCGACAGCGCTGAAGGCGTTGCGGCATATGACGGGTTCCGAGCGGCCGCGGAAGCTGTGCAGGAAGGGGATTTCCCTGAAATCGCATTCCTCGAAGACGGGTCAGTTTTTGCCCTGCGCCTGGACGAGGTTCTGCCGCGCCGCCCAGAACCACTGGAGAGCGCACGCGACCGTGTCGCTGCGGCCTGGCAACAGACCGAGGCCAACAAAGCCCTGCGGGAAAAGGCGGATGCCATACTGAACCAACTGGCCACTGACGGTGATTTTGCCACGACCGGTCTGCCCTTCCGCGTCGAAAACGCCCTGACCCGTACCGCGTTTCTGGATGACGTTCCTGCCGATTTCATGAACGAAGTATTCGCCATGGAACCCGGCGAGTTGCGCGTTATTGGCGGCAACGGAGCGGCCTGGATTGTACGTCTGGATGAAATCCTGCCTCCGGAAGATACGGATGAACTGCGCCAGTTGCATGATGCCTTGAGCACACAGATGGATCAGGCTCTGGCACAGAATATTTTCAACGCCTACGTGCGTGATGCCCAGACCCGGGCGCGCCCCGTCGTGGATCAGCAGGCTCTGAACGCCGTGCAGGCGAGCTTTTAA
- the gpt gene encoding xanthine phosphoribosyltransferase, whose protein sequence is MSAKDRLPHEKGFHISWDQIHRDSRALAWRLDGQGPDDGNWRGVVAITRGGMAPAMIVSRELDIRTVDTISVRSYHHQEQGEAEVLKAPDVDLMGDGTGILIIDDLVDSGKTLELVRDMYPKAHFATVYAKPKGRPMVDTFITEVSQDTWIFFPWDMALQYVEPYRGTD, encoded by the coding sequence ATGAGCGCCAAAGACCGCCTGCCCCACGAAAAAGGCTTTCACATCAGCTGGGACCAAATTCATCGCGATTCGCGAGCACTGGCTTGGCGTCTTGACGGGCAAGGGCCCGATGATGGCAACTGGCGGGGTGTTGTCGCGATCACGCGCGGGGGCATGGCGCCTGCAATGATCGTCAGCCGCGAACTGGACATCCGCACAGTCGATACGATCAGCGTACGTTCATACCACCATCAGGAACAGGGTGAGGCAGAGGTGTTGAAAGCTCCGGACGTCGATCTGATGGGTGACGGGACCGGTATTCTGATCATCGACGACCTTGTAGACAGTGGAAAGACGCTGGAACTGGTGCGGGATATGTATCCGAAGGCACATTTCGCAACGGTTTACGCCAAACCCAAGGGCCGCCCGATGGTGGATACCTTCATCACCGAGGTCAGCCAGGACACATGGATCTTTTTCCCATGGGATATGGCCCTTCAATATGTCGAGCCGTATCGCGGCACCGATTGA